In Bifidobacterium sp. ESL0775, the following are encoded in one genomic region:
- the ilvC gene encoding ketol-acid reductoisomerase — MAAQIWYEDDADLSVLDGKKVCIIGYGSQGHAHALNLRDSGVDVVVGLRPTSKSVEYAKEQGLEVKPVADAVKEADIIMFLAPDQYQGTIYKEEVEPNMKPDAALAFAHGFNIRYGYIKPGKGHMTFMVAPKGPGHIVRREYVAGRGVPVVVACENDDKGDGWDITLAYAKALGALRAGAIKTTFKEETETDLFGEQDVLMGGVNHLVETGFEVLTDAGYQPEIAYFEVCHELKMLVDLMNEGGLNKARWSCSDTAQYGDFTSTVIDEHTRHNMEHQLQRIQDGSFAKEFMDDQAKGAPRFKELQQKYSHERIETVGPKLRSMFSWLKGKSADADENESFNGDIARTQVQK, encoded by the coding sequence ATGGCAGCACAAATCTGGTACGAAGACGACGCTGATCTCTCCGTTCTCGACGGCAAGAAGGTCTGCATCATCGGTTACGGCTCGCAAGGTCACGCGCATGCGCTGAACCTGCGCGACTCCGGTGTGGACGTCGTCGTCGGCCTGCGGCCTACCTCCAAGTCCGTTGAGTACGCCAAGGAGCAGGGCCTGGAAGTCAAGCCCGTCGCCGACGCGGTCAAGGAAGCGGACATCATCATGTTCCTGGCTCCTGATCAGTATCAGGGCACGATCTATAAGGAAGAGGTCGAGCCCAACATGAAGCCCGACGCGGCGCTCGCTTTCGCGCACGGCTTCAACATCCGTTACGGCTACATCAAGCCGGGCAAGGGCCATATGACCTTCATGGTCGCCCCGAAGGGCCCGGGCCACATCGTCCGTCGTGAGTACGTCGCCGGCCGTGGTGTGCCGGTGGTCGTTGCCTGCGAGAACGACGACAAGGGTGACGGCTGGGATATCACCCTGGCTTACGCCAAGGCTCTGGGCGCCCTGCGCGCCGGCGCCATCAAGACCACCTTCAAGGAAGAGACCGAGACCGACCTCTTCGGTGAGCAGGACGTGCTCATGGGTGGCGTCAACCACTTGGTCGAGACCGGTTTCGAGGTCCTCACGGATGCCGGCTATCAGCCGGAGATTGCCTACTTCGAGGTCTGCCACGAGCTGAAGATGCTCGTCGACCTGATGAACGAAGGCGGCCTGAACAAGGCCCGTTGGTCCTGCTCCGACACCGCTCAGTACGGCGACTTCACCTCCACGGTGATCGACGAGCACACCCGCCACAACATGGAGCATCAGCTCCAGCGCATTCAGGACGGTTCCTTCGCCAAGGAATTCATGGACGACCAGGCCAAGGGCGCACCGCGCTTCAAGGAGCTGCAGCAGAAGTACAGCCACGAACGCATCGAGACCGTCGGCCCGAAGCTTCGTTCGATGTTCTCCTGGCTCAAGGGCAAGTCGGCCGACGCCGACGAGAACGAGTCCTTCAACGGCGACATCGCCCGTACACAGGTTCAGAAGTGA
- a CDS encoding ATP-binding protein, which yields MIDRPYYLDWLERWRDKEPIKVVTGMRRSGKSKILEIFRDCLTSEGTNAKNIIAINFENLDESYPTEAKPLYDYIVKRLQPGQNYIFLDEIQHVEHFEQAVDALYIRKDTDTYITGSNAKLLSSELATLLTGRYVELNMFPLSFAEYRSTRPESETADQSFERYLTYGGLPYTTYLDDEQSITDYLGGVFNTILVKDIAVRHPKIDMPAFNEVAAFLADNVGNITSVKGIADTMKQEHTGISPNTVREYISALCENYLLFSANRYDIKGKAYMKMLEKYYLGDPGFRFWFLGKSSGDIGHRIENVVYLELLRRYRTVSIGKIGTKEIDFCANDADGVHYFQVSQTVLDSATLNRELAPLQGIDDNHPKTLLTLDRIGNGDHDGIKQENLLDWLLEK from the coding sequence ATGATTGATCGTCCCTATTATTTGGATTGGCTGGAACGCTGGCGCGACAAGGAGCCCATCAAAGTGGTGACTGGCATGCGGCGCAGCGGCAAGTCGAAAATACTTGAAATCTTCCGCGACTGTCTCACGAGCGAAGGCACCAATGCTAAAAACATCATCGCCATCAACTTCGAAAACCTTGACGAAAGCTATCCGACCGAAGCCAAGCCGCTTTACGATTACATTGTCAAGCGTCTGCAACCCGGTCAAAACTACATATTCTTGGACGAAATCCAACACGTCGAACATTTTGAGCAAGCTGTCGACGCACTGTATATCCGCAAAGATACCGACACCTATATCACCGGTTCAAACGCCAAACTGCTTTCCAGCGAACTAGCGACGCTATTGACCGGCCGCTACGTCGAACTCAATATGTTCCCACTTTCGTTCGCGGAATACCGCAGCACAAGGCCGGAATCGGAGACCGCCGACCAGTCGTTCGAACGCTACCTCACCTACGGCGGCCTGCCGTACACGACCTATCTCGACGACGAACAAAGCATCACCGACTACCTCGGGGGCGTGTTCAACACAATCCTCGTTAAAGACATAGCGGTCCGCCATCCGAAAATCGATATGCCAGCCTTCAATGAAGTCGCGGCATTCCTAGCCGACAACGTTGGCAATATCACCTCCGTCAAAGGCATCGCGGACACCATGAAACAGGAGCATACCGGCATCTCCCCCAACACAGTCCGCGAGTATATATCTGCGTTGTGCGAAAACTACCTGCTCTTCAGCGCCAACCGGTATGACATCAAAGGCAAAGCTTATATGAAAATGCTTGAGAAATACTACTTAGGCGACCCAGGTTTCAGATTCTGGTTCCTCGGCAAATCAAGCGGCGACATCGGTCATCGCATCGAAAACGTGGTTTACCTTGAACTTCTGCGACGTTATCGGACCGTTTCCATCGGGAAAATCGGAACCAAGGAGATTGACTTTTGCGCTAACGATGCCGACGGAGTCCACTATTTCCAAGTCTCACAAACCGTACTTGATAGCGCAACCTTGAACCGTGAACTCGCGCCGTTGCAAGGTATTGACGACAACCACCCTAAAACCCTGCTCACTCTGGATCGCATCGGCAACGGCGACCATGACGGCATCAAGCAGGAGAACCTGCTCGACTGGTTGCTTGAAAAATAA
- a CDS encoding amino acid permease gives MSNDNIPGGNSKTDESKGHGGNHVVRKLKTRHISMIALGGCIGTGLFMTSGGTIAKAGPGGGLVAYAAMGIMIYFLMTSLGELATNMPVSGSFSVYSSKYVDPALGFAMGWDYWLNWAIAGATDISTAALLMQYWFPKSPGWVWSLTMLVIIFCLNAFVVSAFGETEFWLALIKVVTIVIFVVIGLMMICGIMFQPAIGFKNFTYKGGPFIGGFPAIMAVFLIAGYSFQGTEVVGVTAGESENPSQAVPKAINNVFWRIVLFYLLSIFVIAAIIPYTDPHLLGVSDTNVAMSPFTIVFEKAGLAGAASVMNAVVLTSILSAVNTGAYASSRMLYGMAKDDYAPKFLGTTTKRGVPLAALITTLCIEALAFSSSIFGPKFYMWLVTATGLTGFISWIGIALSHLRFRRAFKLQGHKLSELKYHAKLFPLGPVLAIVLCLVVICGQDIPAFASGDWSEILMTYFSVLLVAILYFGYKFTHHTHIVKLTDMDVSSARPEVLKQQKAQAAASK, from the coding sequence ATGAGCAACGACAATATTCCCGGCGGCAACAGCAAAACCGACGAATCCAAGGGACACGGCGGCAACCACGTCGTCCGCAAGCTCAAGACGCGCCATATCTCGATGATCGCGTTGGGCGGGTGCATCGGCACCGGCCTGTTCATGACCTCCGGCGGCACCATCGCCAAAGCCGGGCCGGGCGGCGGACTCGTGGCCTACGCGGCCATGGGCATCATGATCTACTTCCTGATGACCAGCCTCGGCGAGCTCGCCACCAACATGCCGGTCTCCGGCTCGTTCTCGGTGTATAGCTCCAAATACGTCGACCCCGCGCTGGGCTTCGCGATGGGCTGGGACTATTGGCTTAACTGGGCCATCGCCGGCGCCACTGACATCTCGACCGCAGCGCTCCTGATGCAGTACTGGTTCCCGAAATCGCCGGGCTGGGTGTGGAGCCTGACCATGCTCGTCATCATCTTCTGCCTCAACGCCTTCGTGGTCTCCGCGTTCGGCGAGACGGAATTCTGGCTGGCGCTGATCAAGGTGGTCACCATCGTCATCTTCGTCGTCATCGGCCTGATGATGATTTGCGGCATCATGTTCCAGCCGGCCATCGGCTTCAAGAACTTCACCTACAAAGGCGGGCCGTTCATCGGCGGCTTCCCCGCGATCATGGCGGTCTTCCTCATCGCCGGCTACTCGTTCCAAGGCACGGAGGTCGTGGGCGTCACCGCCGGCGAATCCGAAAACCCAAGTCAGGCGGTGCCGAAGGCCATCAACAACGTCTTCTGGCGCATCGTCCTTTTCTATCTCTTGTCAATTTTCGTCATCGCGGCGATCATCCCTTACACCGACCCGCATCTACTCGGCGTCTCCGACACGAACGTGGCGATGTCACCGTTCACCATCGTCTTCGAAAAGGCCGGACTGGCCGGAGCCGCAAGCGTGATGAACGCCGTGGTGCTGACCTCGATTTTGTCCGCCGTCAACACTGGCGCCTACGCCTCAAGCCGCATGCTTTACGGCATGGCGAAGGACGATTACGCCCCGAAGTTCCTTGGAACAACCACCAAACGCGGCGTACCGCTTGCGGCGCTGATCACGACACTTTGCATCGAGGCGCTTGCCTTCTCATCGAGCATTTTTGGCCCGAAGTTCTACATGTGGCTGGTCACCGCGACCGGCCTGACGGGCTTCATCTCGTGGATCGGCATCGCGCTGAGCCACCTCCGCTTCCGCCGCGCGTTCAAGCTGCAAGGCCACAAACTCTCGGAATTGAAGTACCACGCCAAGCTCTTCCCGCTCGGCCCGGTCCTTGCCATCGTGCTCTGCCTGGTCGTGATCTGCGGGCAGGATATCCCCGCCTTCGCCTCCGGCGACTGGAGCGAAATCCTGATGACCTACTTCAGCGTCCTCCTCGTTGCCATCCTCTATTTCGGCTACAAATTCACCCACCATACCCACATCGTCAAGCTAACTGACATGGACGTCTCCTCCGCCCGCCCCGAAGTCCTGAAACAGCAGAAGGCACAGGCGGCCGCAAGCAAGTAA